A DNA window from Primulina tabacum isolate GXHZ01 chromosome 12, ASM2559414v2, whole genome shotgun sequence contains the following coding sequences:
- the LOC142520541 gene encoding nuclear poly(A) polymerase 4-like isoform X4: MVGSYGLNDSPSALLEQKQPPKQWGVTRPLSHAGPIEADSQRNRGLEKFLVDSGLFESAEEASKREIVLGRLKQTVKDWVKELTRLRGYTDQMVEDANALIFTFGSYRLGVHGPGADIDTLCVGPSYVTREEDFFYILHNILSDMEEVTELQPVPDAHVPVMKFKFDGISIDLLYASISLLVVPEDLDISNISVLHNIDEPTVRSLNGCRVADQILKLVPNIENFRTTLRCLKFWAKRRGVYSNVTGFLGGVNWALLVARLCQFYPKANPSMLVSRFFRVYTQWRWPNPVMLCEIDDDELGFSVWDPRRNHWDRNHLMPIITPAYPCMNSSYNVSASTLRVMNEQFQFGKKICEDIELNKSQWSTLFEPYLFFESYKNYLQVDIVAADLDDLRAWRGWVESRLRQLTLMIERDTSGKLQCHPYPHDYVDSSKPCAHCAFFTGLQRKQGEVVQEGQQFDIRKTVDDFRHQINSYMYWKPGMEIYVSHIRRKQIPSYVFTEGYKRNRHMRPMSQQQVCKVSSEGDESCQSRSAEEVLKQKREFDESDLDENRKKRCSISPQNRESVSPELICAKSVGTLKQQPLSQQQVGEISYEGCESCMSGFAESVLKQNKEVDESEMEDSLKKRRSIYSQNRGSMSREISLKSTGALNERTSAEDTPIISRATCSGLNGQQLQSNYEDEEVDASTIKSNQEICCAENSEDAFISISSTSHSACSVDGNSETNNQGPSMDASDEDKRRLILDNGREVVGACVLGDGVQEEFEPTTTLGMVLKSGDGVVPEPVQKNVMSRLSLTSTA, encoded by the exons ATGGTTGGATCATATGGTTTAAACGATTCACCATCTGCGTTGCTGGAGCAAAAGCAGCCGCCTAAACAATGGGGAGTGACGAGACCTTTGTCTCACGCGGGACCGATCGAAGCTGATAGTCAGAGAAACAGGGGGTTGGAGAAG TTTTTGGTGGATTCGGGACTGTTTGAGAGTGCGGAAGAAGCTTCCAAGAGGGAAATAGTTCTGGGTCGGCTTAAACAG ACTGTGAAAGACTGGGTGAAAGAACTTACTCGCTTGAGAGGATACACGGATCAAATGGTGGAAGATGCCAAtgctttaatttttacttttggtTCTTACAGACTCGGG GTGCATGGTCCTGGAGCTGACATCGATACTTTGTGTGTGGGGCCATCCTATGTTACCCGCGAG GAGGATTTCTTTTACATACTCCATAACATTTTATCTGACATGGAAGAGGTTACTGAACTTCAACCAGTGCCCGATGCTCACGTCCCGGTTATGAAGTTCAAATTTGATGGAATATCAATTGACCTTCTCTATGCAAGCATTTCTCTCTTGGTTGTTCCAGAG GATTTAGATATCTCAAATATATCTGTATTGCACAACATAGATGAACCCACTGTACGGAGTCTCAATGGCTGCCGTGTAGCAGATCAAATACTCAAGCTTGTTCCAAACATTGAG AACTTTCGGACTACACTGCGGTGCCTTAAGTTCTGGGCTAAGAGGCGTGGTGTTTATTCAAAT GTGACGGGGTTTCTAGGTGGTGTAAACTGGGCCCTACTTGTTGCTCGTTTGTGTCAATTTTACCCCAAAGCAAATCCCAGTATGCTCGTCTCTCGTTTTTTCAGAGTATATACACAGTGGCGTTGGCCGAATCCTGTAATGCTTTGTGAAATTGATGATGACGAACTTGGATTTTCTGTATGGGATCCTCGAAGGAATCATTGGGATCGAAATCATCTAATGCCTATTATAACCCCAGCATACCCTTGCATGAATTCTAGTTATAACGTTTCAGCTAGTACTCTCCGGGTTATGAATGAACAGTTCCAGTTTGGTAAAAAGATTTGTGAG GATATTGAGCTGAATAAATCACAATGGAGTACTTTATTTGAGCCATATTTATTCTTTGAAAGCTATAAGAACTACCTTCAGGTTGATATTGTGGCTGCTGATCTTGATGACTTACGTGCTTGGAGGGGCTGGGTAGAATCCCGTCTGAGACAGCTGACTTTAATG ATTGAGCGGGACACCTCTGGGAAATTACAATGCCATCCTTATCCACATGATTATGTGGATTCTTCTAAGCCATGTGCTCATTGTGCCTTTTTTACGGGTTTACAAAGAAAACAAGGAGAGGTGGTTCAAGAAGGTCAACAGTTTGATATTCGCAAGACTGTTGACGATTTTAGGCATCAAATAAATTCTTACATGTACTGGAAGCCCGGAATGGAAATATACGTTTCTCATATTCGTAGAAAGCAGATTCCCTCCTATGTGTTTACAGAGGGTTACAAAAGAAACCGACATATGAGACCCATGAGTCAGCAACAGGTTTGTAAGGTTTCATCTGAAGGTGATGAATCTTGCCAATCTCGATCTGCTGAAGAAGTCCTAAAACAGAAAAGGGAGTTTGATGAGTCAGATTTAGATGAGAATCGAAAGAAAAGATGCTCGATCAGCCCGCAGAATCGAGAATCAGTGTCTCCTGAACTTATTTGTGCAAAAAGTGTGGGAACTCTGAAACAGCAGCCTTTGAGTCAGCAACAGGTTGGTGAGATATCATACGAAGGTTGTGAATCTTGCATGTCTGGATTTGCTGAAAGTGTCCTAAAACAGAATAAAGAAGTTGACGAGTCCGAGATGGAGGATAGTCTAAAGAAAAGACGGTCAATTTACTCTCAGAATCGAGGTTCGATGTCTCGAGAAATTAGTTTGAAAAGCACTGGTGCTTTGAATGAGAGAACCTCTGCAGAAGATACCCCGATAATTTCAAGGGCGACATGCTCTGGATTAAATGGGCAGCAGCTGCAGTCTAATTATGAAGATGAAGAAGTTGATGCAAGCACGATAAAATCAAACCAGGAGATTTGCTGTGCTGAAAATTCTGAGGATGCCTTCATTTCCATTTCCAGTACCTCTCACTCTGCATGTAGCGTTGATGGTAACTCAGAGACCAATAATCAAGGACCTTCAATGGATGCTTCAGACGAGGATAAGCGACGACTGATTCTGGATAACGGGCGTGAAGTTGTTGGTGCTTGTGTTTTGGGTGATGGAGTGCAGGAGGAGTTTGAG CCTACTACCACCCTTGGAATGGTGCTCAAATCCGGAGATGGTGTTGTACCAGAACCGGTTCAGAAGAATGTGATGAG CAGGCTAAGTCTAACTTCAACTGCCTGA
- the LOC142520541 gene encoding nuclear poly(A) polymerase 4-like isoform X2 yields the protein MVGSYGLNDSPSALLEQKQPPKQWGVTRPLSHAGPIEADSQRNRGLEKFLVDSGLFESAEEASKREIVLGRLKQTVKDWVKELTRLRGYTDQMVEDANALIFTFGSYRLGVHGPGADIDTLCVGPSYVTREEDFFYILHNILSDMEEVTELQPVPDAHVPVMKFKFDGISIDLLYASISLLVVPEDLDISNISVLHNIDEPTVRSLNGCRVADQILKLVPNIENFRTTLRCLKFWAKRRGVYSNVTGFLGGVNWALLVARLCQFYPKANPSMLVSRFFRVYTQWRWPNPVMLCEIDDDELGFSVWDPRRNHWDRNHLMPIITPAYPCMNSSYNVSASTLRVMNEQFQFGKKICEDIELNKSQWSTLFEPYLFFESYKNYLQVDIVAADLDDLRAWRGWVESRLRQLTLMIERDTSGKLQCHPYPHDYVDSSKPCAHCAFFTGLQRKQGEVVQEGQQFDIRKTVDDFRHQINSYMYWKPGMEIYVSHIRRKQIPSYVFTEGYKRNRHMRPMSQQQVCKVSSEGDESCQSRSAEEVLKQKREFDESDLDENRKKRCSISPQNRESVSPELICAKSVGTLKQQPLSQQQVGEISYEGCESCMSGFAESVLKQNKEVDESEMEDSLKKRRSIYSQNRGSMSREISLKSTGALNERTSAEDTPIISRATCSGLNGQQLQSNYEDEEVDASTIKSNQEICCAENSEDAFISISSTSHSACSVDGNSETNNQGPSMDASDEDKRRLILDNGREVVGACVLGDGVQEEFEVLDLSSLFPTFNSHILQTFSFSLFLSLLPVAWAERCPQLYEVYILFIVHLTLFNVSIAFCFCEAYYHPWNGAQIRRWCCTRTGSEECDEAKSNFNCLNRQRIFLGLKGSNSGKCIAFYAGFHNKVC from the exons ATGGTTGGATCATATGGTTTAAACGATTCACCATCTGCGTTGCTGGAGCAAAAGCAGCCGCCTAAACAATGGGGAGTGACGAGACCTTTGTCTCACGCGGGACCGATCGAAGCTGATAGTCAGAGAAACAGGGGGTTGGAGAAG TTTTTGGTGGATTCGGGACTGTTTGAGAGTGCGGAAGAAGCTTCCAAGAGGGAAATAGTTCTGGGTCGGCTTAAACAG ACTGTGAAAGACTGGGTGAAAGAACTTACTCGCTTGAGAGGATACACGGATCAAATGGTGGAAGATGCCAAtgctttaatttttacttttggtTCTTACAGACTCGGG GTGCATGGTCCTGGAGCTGACATCGATACTTTGTGTGTGGGGCCATCCTATGTTACCCGCGAG GAGGATTTCTTTTACATACTCCATAACATTTTATCTGACATGGAAGAGGTTACTGAACTTCAACCAGTGCCCGATGCTCACGTCCCGGTTATGAAGTTCAAATTTGATGGAATATCAATTGACCTTCTCTATGCAAGCATTTCTCTCTTGGTTGTTCCAGAG GATTTAGATATCTCAAATATATCTGTATTGCACAACATAGATGAACCCACTGTACGGAGTCTCAATGGCTGCCGTGTAGCAGATCAAATACTCAAGCTTGTTCCAAACATTGAG AACTTTCGGACTACACTGCGGTGCCTTAAGTTCTGGGCTAAGAGGCGTGGTGTTTATTCAAAT GTGACGGGGTTTCTAGGTGGTGTAAACTGGGCCCTACTTGTTGCTCGTTTGTGTCAATTTTACCCCAAAGCAAATCCCAGTATGCTCGTCTCTCGTTTTTTCAGAGTATATACACAGTGGCGTTGGCCGAATCCTGTAATGCTTTGTGAAATTGATGATGACGAACTTGGATTTTCTGTATGGGATCCTCGAAGGAATCATTGGGATCGAAATCATCTAATGCCTATTATAACCCCAGCATACCCTTGCATGAATTCTAGTTATAACGTTTCAGCTAGTACTCTCCGGGTTATGAATGAACAGTTCCAGTTTGGTAAAAAGATTTGTGAG GATATTGAGCTGAATAAATCACAATGGAGTACTTTATTTGAGCCATATTTATTCTTTGAAAGCTATAAGAACTACCTTCAGGTTGATATTGTGGCTGCTGATCTTGATGACTTACGTGCTTGGAGGGGCTGGGTAGAATCCCGTCTGAGACAGCTGACTTTAATG ATTGAGCGGGACACCTCTGGGAAATTACAATGCCATCCTTATCCACATGATTATGTGGATTCTTCTAAGCCATGTGCTCATTGTGCCTTTTTTACGGGTTTACAAAGAAAACAAGGAGAGGTGGTTCAAGAAGGTCAACAGTTTGATATTCGCAAGACTGTTGACGATTTTAGGCATCAAATAAATTCTTACATGTACTGGAAGCCCGGAATGGAAATATACGTTTCTCATATTCGTAGAAAGCAGATTCCCTCCTATGTGTTTACAGAGGGTTACAAAAGAAACCGACATATGAGACCCATGAGTCAGCAACAGGTTTGTAAGGTTTCATCTGAAGGTGATGAATCTTGCCAATCTCGATCTGCTGAAGAAGTCCTAAAACAGAAAAGGGAGTTTGATGAGTCAGATTTAGATGAGAATCGAAAGAAAAGATGCTCGATCAGCCCGCAGAATCGAGAATCAGTGTCTCCTGAACTTATTTGTGCAAAAAGTGTGGGAACTCTGAAACAGCAGCCTTTGAGTCAGCAACAGGTTGGTGAGATATCATACGAAGGTTGTGAATCTTGCATGTCTGGATTTGCTGAAAGTGTCCTAAAACAGAATAAAGAAGTTGACGAGTCCGAGATGGAGGATAGTCTAAAGAAAAGACGGTCAATTTACTCTCAGAATCGAGGTTCGATGTCTCGAGAAATTAGTTTGAAAAGCACTGGTGCTTTGAATGAGAGAACCTCTGCAGAAGATACCCCGATAATTTCAAGGGCGACATGCTCTGGATTAAATGGGCAGCAGCTGCAGTCTAATTATGAAGATGAAGAAGTTGATGCAAGCACGATAAAATCAAACCAGGAGATTTGCTGTGCTGAAAATTCTGAGGATGCCTTCATTTCCATTTCCAGTACCTCTCACTCTGCATGTAGCGTTGATGGTAACTCAGAGACCAATAATCAAGGACCTTCAATGGATGCTTCAGACGAGGATAAGCGACGACTGATTCTGGATAACGGGCGTGAAGTTGTTGGTGCTTGTGTTTTGGGTGATGGAGTGCAGGAGGAGTTTGAGGTTTTGGATTTAAGTTCACTTTTCCCCACTTTCAATTCACATATATTGCAGACCTTTTCATTTTCTCTATTTTTGTCATTACTTCCTGTGGCATGGGCTGAGCGATGTCCACAGCTTTATGAAGTATATATCTTGTTTATAGTTCACCTCACACTATTTAATGTTTCCATTGCTTTTTGTTTTTGTGAAGCCTACTACCACCCTTGGAATGGTGCTCAAATCCGGAGATGGTGTTGTACCAGAACCGGTTCAGAAGAATGTGATGAG GCTAAGTCTAACTTCAACTGCCTGAATCGGCAACGTATCTTCTTAGGACTAAAAGGCAGCAACTCAGGTAAGTGTATCGCATTCTATGCTGGATTTCATAACAAAGTCTGCTAA
- the LOC142520541 gene encoding nuclear poly(A) polymerase 4-like isoform X1, whose product MVGSYGLNDSPSALLEQKQPPKQWGVTRPLSHAGPIEADSQRNRGLEKFLVDSGLFESAEEASKREIVLGRLKQTVKDWVKELTRLRGYTDQMVEDANALIFTFGSYRLGVHGPGADIDTLCVGPSYVTREEDFFYILHNILSDMEEVTELQPVPDAHVPVMKFKFDGISIDLLYASISLLVVPEDLDISNISVLHNIDEPTVRSLNGCRVADQILKLVPNIENFRTTLRCLKFWAKRRGVYSNVTGFLGGVNWALLVARLCQFYPKANPSMLVSRFFRVYTQWRWPNPVMLCEIDDDELGFSVWDPRRNHWDRNHLMPIITPAYPCMNSSYNVSASTLRVMNEQFQFGKKICEDIELNKSQWSTLFEPYLFFESYKNYLQVDIVAADLDDLRAWRGWVESRLRQLTLMIERDTSGKLQCHPYPHDYVDSSKPCAHCAFFTGLQRKQGEVVQEGQQFDIRKTVDDFRHQINSYMYWKPGMEIYVSHIRRKQIPSYVFTEGYKRNRHMRPMSQQQVCKVSSEGDESCQSRSAEEVLKQKREFDESDLDENRKKRCSISPQNRESVSPELICAKSVGTLKQQPLSQQQVGEISYEGCESCMSGFAESVLKQNKEVDESEMEDSLKKRRSIYSQNRGSMSREISLKSTGALNERTSAEDTPIISRATCSGLNGQQLQSNYEDEEVDASTIKSNQEICCAENSEDAFISISSTSHSACSVDGNSETNNQGPSMDASDEDKRRLILDNGREVVGACVLGDGVQEEFEVLDLSSLFPTFNSHILQTFSFSLFLSLLPVAWAERCPQLYEVYILFIVHLTLFNVSIAFCFCEAYYHPWNGAQIRRWCCTRTGSEECDEQAKSNFNCLNRQRIFLGLKGSNSGKCIAFYAGFHNKVC is encoded by the exons ATGGTTGGATCATATGGTTTAAACGATTCACCATCTGCGTTGCTGGAGCAAAAGCAGCCGCCTAAACAATGGGGAGTGACGAGACCTTTGTCTCACGCGGGACCGATCGAAGCTGATAGTCAGAGAAACAGGGGGTTGGAGAAG TTTTTGGTGGATTCGGGACTGTTTGAGAGTGCGGAAGAAGCTTCCAAGAGGGAAATAGTTCTGGGTCGGCTTAAACAG ACTGTGAAAGACTGGGTGAAAGAACTTACTCGCTTGAGAGGATACACGGATCAAATGGTGGAAGATGCCAAtgctttaatttttacttttggtTCTTACAGACTCGGG GTGCATGGTCCTGGAGCTGACATCGATACTTTGTGTGTGGGGCCATCCTATGTTACCCGCGAG GAGGATTTCTTTTACATACTCCATAACATTTTATCTGACATGGAAGAGGTTACTGAACTTCAACCAGTGCCCGATGCTCACGTCCCGGTTATGAAGTTCAAATTTGATGGAATATCAATTGACCTTCTCTATGCAAGCATTTCTCTCTTGGTTGTTCCAGAG GATTTAGATATCTCAAATATATCTGTATTGCACAACATAGATGAACCCACTGTACGGAGTCTCAATGGCTGCCGTGTAGCAGATCAAATACTCAAGCTTGTTCCAAACATTGAG AACTTTCGGACTACACTGCGGTGCCTTAAGTTCTGGGCTAAGAGGCGTGGTGTTTATTCAAAT GTGACGGGGTTTCTAGGTGGTGTAAACTGGGCCCTACTTGTTGCTCGTTTGTGTCAATTTTACCCCAAAGCAAATCCCAGTATGCTCGTCTCTCGTTTTTTCAGAGTATATACACAGTGGCGTTGGCCGAATCCTGTAATGCTTTGTGAAATTGATGATGACGAACTTGGATTTTCTGTATGGGATCCTCGAAGGAATCATTGGGATCGAAATCATCTAATGCCTATTATAACCCCAGCATACCCTTGCATGAATTCTAGTTATAACGTTTCAGCTAGTACTCTCCGGGTTATGAATGAACAGTTCCAGTTTGGTAAAAAGATTTGTGAG GATATTGAGCTGAATAAATCACAATGGAGTACTTTATTTGAGCCATATTTATTCTTTGAAAGCTATAAGAACTACCTTCAGGTTGATATTGTGGCTGCTGATCTTGATGACTTACGTGCTTGGAGGGGCTGGGTAGAATCCCGTCTGAGACAGCTGACTTTAATG ATTGAGCGGGACACCTCTGGGAAATTACAATGCCATCCTTATCCACATGATTATGTGGATTCTTCTAAGCCATGTGCTCATTGTGCCTTTTTTACGGGTTTACAAAGAAAACAAGGAGAGGTGGTTCAAGAAGGTCAACAGTTTGATATTCGCAAGACTGTTGACGATTTTAGGCATCAAATAAATTCTTACATGTACTGGAAGCCCGGAATGGAAATATACGTTTCTCATATTCGTAGAAAGCAGATTCCCTCCTATGTGTTTACAGAGGGTTACAAAAGAAACCGACATATGAGACCCATGAGTCAGCAACAGGTTTGTAAGGTTTCATCTGAAGGTGATGAATCTTGCCAATCTCGATCTGCTGAAGAAGTCCTAAAACAGAAAAGGGAGTTTGATGAGTCAGATTTAGATGAGAATCGAAAGAAAAGATGCTCGATCAGCCCGCAGAATCGAGAATCAGTGTCTCCTGAACTTATTTGTGCAAAAAGTGTGGGAACTCTGAAACAGCAGCCTTTGAGTCAGCAACAGGTTGGTGAGATATCATACGAAGGTTGTGAATCTTGCATGTCTGGATTTGCTGAAAGTGTCCTAAAACAGAATAAAGAAGTTGACGAGTCCGAGATGGAGGATAGTCTAAAGAAAAGACGGTCAATTTACTCTCAGAATCGAGGTTCGATGTCTCGAGAAATTAGTTTGAAAAGCACTGGTGCTTTGAATGAGAGAACCTCTGCAGAAGATACCCCGATAATTTCAAGGGCGACATGCTCTGGATTAAATGGGCAGCAGCTGCAGTCTAATTATGAAGATGAAGAAGTTGATGCAAGCACGATAAAATCAAACCAGGAGATTTGCTGTGCTGAAAATTCTGAGGATGCCTTCATTTCCATTTCCAGTACCTCTCACTCTGCATGTAGCGTTGATGGTAACTCAGAGACCAATAATCAAGGACCTTCAATGGATGCTTCAGACGAGGATAAGCGACGACTGATTCTGGATAACGGGCGTGAAGTTGTTGGTGCTTGTGTTTTGGGTGATGGAGTGCAGGAGGAGTTTGAGGTTTTGGATTTAAGTTCACTTTTCCCCACTTTCAATTCACATATATTGCAGACCTTTTCATTTTCTCTATTTTTGTCATTACTTCCTGTGGCATGGGCTGAGCGATGTCCACAGCTTTATGAAGTATATATCTTGTTTATAGTTCACCTCACACTATTTAATGTTTCCATTGCTTTTTGTTTTTGTGAAGCCTACTACCACCCTTGGAATGGTGCTCAAATCCGGAGATGGTGTTGTACCAGAACCGGTTCAGAAGAATGTGATGAG CAGGCTAAGTCTAACTTCAACTGCCTGAATCGGCAACGTATCTTCTTAGGACTAAAAGGCAGCAACTCAGGTAAGTGTATCGCATTCTATGCTGGATTTCATAACAAAGTCTGCTAA
- the LOC142520541 gene encoding nuclear poly(A) polymerase 4-like isoform X5 has protein sequence MVGSYGLNDSPSALLEQKQPPKQWGVTRPLSHAGPIEADSQRNRGLEKFLVDSGLFESAEEASKREIVLGRLKQTVKDWVKELTRLRGYTDQMVEDANALIFTFGSYRLGVHGPGADIDTLCVGPSYVTREEDFFYILHNILSDMEEVTELQPVPDAHVPVMKFKFDGISIDLLYASISLLVVPEDLDISNISVLHNIDEPTVRSLNGCRVADQILKLVPNIENFRTTLRCLKFWAKRRGVYSNVTGFLGGVNWALLVARLCQFYPKANPSMLVSRFFRVYTQWRWPNPVMLCEIDDDELGFSVWDPRRNHWDRNHLMPIITPAYPCMNSSYNVSASTLRVMNEQFQFGKKICEDIELNKSQWSTLFEPYLFFESYKNYLQVDIVAADLDDLRAWRGWVESRLRQLTLMIERDTSGKLQCHPYPHDYVDSSKPCAHCAFFTGLQRKQGEVVQEGQQFDIRKTVDDFRHQINSYMYWKPGMEIYVSHIRRKQIPSYVFTEGYKRNRHMRPMSQQQVCKVSSEGDESCQSRSAEEVLKQKREFDESDLDENRKKRCSISPQNRESVSPELICAKSVGTLKQQPLSQQQVGEISYEGCESCMSGFAESVLKQNKEVDESEMEDSLKKRRSIYSQNRGSMSREISLKSTGALNERTSAEDTPIISRATCSGLNGQQLQSNYEDEEVDASTIKSNQEICCAENSEDAFISISSTSHSACSVDGNSETNNQGPSMDASDEDKRRLILDNGREVVGACVLGDGVQEEFEPTTTLGMVLKSGDGVVPEPVQKNVMRLSLTSTA, from the exons ATGGTTGGATCATATGGTTTAAACGATTCACCATCTGCGTTGCTGGAGCAAAAGCAGCCGCCTAAACAATGGGGAGTGACGAGACCTTTGTCTCACGCGGGACCGATCGAAGCTGATAGTCAGAGAAACAGGGGGTTGGAGAAG TTTTTGGTGGATTCGGGACTGTTTGAGAGTGCGGAAGAAGCTTCCAAGAGGGAAATAGTTCTGGGTCGGCTTAAACAG ACTGTGAAAGACTGGGTGAAAGAACTTACTCGCTTGAGAGGATACACGGATCAAATGGTGGAAGATGCCAAtgctttaatttttacttttggtTCTTACAGACTCGGG GTGCATGGTCCTGGAGCTGACATCGATACTTTGTGTGTGGGGCCATCCTATGTTACCCGCGAG GAGGATTTCTTTTACATACTCCATAACATTTTATCTGACATGGAAGAGGTTACTGAACTTCAACCAGTGCCCGATGCTCACGTCCCGGTTATGAAGTTCAAATTTGATGGAATATCAATTGACCTTCTCTATGCAAGCATTTCTCTCTTGGTTGTTCCAGAG GATTTAGATATCTCAAATATATCTGTATTGCACAACATAGATGAACCCACTGTACGGAGTCTCAATGGCTGCCGTGTAGCAGATCAAATACTCAAGCTTGTTCCAAACATTGAG AACTTTCGGACTACACTGCGGTGCCTTAAGTTCTGGGCTAAGAGGCGTGGTGTTTATTCAAAT GTGACGGGGTTTCTAGGTGGTGTAAACTGGGCCCTACTTGTTGCTCGTTTGTGTCAATTTTACCCCAAAGCAAATCCCAGTATGCTCGTCTCTCGTTTTTTCAGAGTATATACACAGTGGCGTTGGCCGAATCCTGTAATGCTTTGTGAAATTGATGATGACGAACTTGGATTTTCTGTATGGGATCCTCGAAGGAATCATTGGGATCGAAATCATCTAATGCCTATTATAACCCCAGCATACCCTTGCATGAATTCTAGTTATAACGTTTCAGCTAGTACTCTCCGGGTTATGAATGAACAGTTCCAGTTTGGTAAAAAGATTTGTGAG GATATTGAGCTGAATAAATCACAATGGAGTACTTTATTTGAGCCATATTTATTCTTTGAAAGCTATAAGAACTACCTTCAGGTTGATATTGTGGCTGCTGATCTTGATGACTTACGTGCTTGGAGGGGCTGGGTAGAATCCCGTCTGAGACAGCTGACTTTAATG ATTGAGCGGGACACCTCTGGGAAATTACAATGCCATCCTTATCCACATGATTATGTGGATTCTTCTAAGCCATGTGCTCATTGTGCCTTTTTTACGGGTTTACAAAGAAAACAAGGAGAGGTGGTTCAAGAAGGTCAACAGTTTGATATTCGCAAGACTGTTGACGATTTTAGGCATCAAATAAATTCTTACATGTACTGGAAGCCCGGAATGGAAATATACGTTTCTCATATTCGTAGAAAGCAGATTCCCTCCTATGTGTTTACAGAGGGTTACAAAAGAAACCGACATATGAGACCCATGAGTCAGCAACAGGTTTGTAAGGTTTCATCTGAAGGTGATGAATCTTGCCAATCTCGATCTGCTGAAGAAGTCCTAAAACAGAAAAGGGAGTTTGATGAGTCAGATTTAGATGAGAATCGAAAGAAAAGATGCTCGATCAGCCCGCAGAATCGAGAATCAGTGTCTCCTGAACTTATTTGTGCAAAAAGTGTGGGAACTCTGAAACAGCAGCCTTTGAGTCAGCAACAGGTTGGTGAGATATCATACGAAGGTTGTGAATCTTGCATGTCTGGATTTGCTGAAAGTGTCCTAAAACAGAATAAAGAAGTTGACGAGTCCGAGATGGAGGATAGTCTAAAGAAAAGACGGTCAATTTACTCTCAGAATCGAGGTTCGATGTCTCGAGAAATTAGTTTGAAAAGCACTGGTGCTTTGAATGAGAGAACCTCTGCAGAAGATACCCCGATAATTTCAAGGGCGACATGCTCTGGATTAAATGGGCAGCAGCTGCAGTCTAATTATGAAGATGAAGAAGTTGATGCAAGCACGATAAAATCAAACCAGGAGATTTGCTGTGCTGAAAATTCTGAGGATGCCTTCATTTCCATTTCCAGTACCTCTCACTCTGCATGTAGCGTTGATGGTAACTCAGAGACCAATAATCAAGGACCTTCAATGGATGCTTCAGACGAGGATAAGCGACGACTGATTCTGGATAACGGGCGTGAAGTTGTTGGTGCTTGTGTTTTGGGTGATGGAGTGCAGGAGGAGTTTGAG CCTACTACCACCCTTGGAATGGTGCTCAAATCCGGAGATGGTGTTGTACCAGAACCGGTTCAGAAGAATGTGATGAG GCTAAGTCTAACTTCAACTGCCTGA